One Pseudonocardia abyssalis DNA segment encodes these proteins:
- a CDS encoding sensor histidine kinase codes for MWVPVWLRERWGVRVAAAAAAAAVVAVALVLAGIALVLLQERSVRSSVEDQARAQALNAVARLDDGESPEETVTEIATGFVLLQVLDADGTVLAASPQLSTTEPVDGGATAADPDSTVTASVGDDPLLVVREPAAGSLAVLAAGSLAAAERSTETVTQLAVVGVPLLALVAGAATYLFAGLALRPVEAIRSRVAAITGQDLARRVPEPVARDEVGRLARTMNDMLARLDAAQVAQRRFVGDASHELRSPLATITARLELAGRRGPTAGDVAAMVPEAHRMARLIEDLLLLARADERGLAPRRDDVDLDELADDEAARLRATGALTVRAATVPVRVTGDRAQLARVLRNLVDNAARHASSQVTIRLRSDGTEAVLEVADDGPGIPPTDRTRVFDRFVRLDEGRARDAGGVGLGLAIVAEVLAAHGGSVEARAADGGGALMRVRLPRQPVDGVVVPSEALPPTASRS; via the coding sequence ATGTGGGTGCCGGTCTGGCTGCGGGAACGCTGGGGCGTCCGCGTGGCCGCCGCCGCCGCGGCGGCCGCGGTCGTGGCGGTCGCGCTGGTGCTCGCCGGGATCGCGCTGGTGCTGCTGCAGGAACGGTCCGTCCGGTCCTCGGTCGAGGACCAGGCCCGGGCTCAGGCCCTCAACGCGGTCGCGCGACTCGACGACGGGGAGAGCCCGGAGGAGACGGTCACCGAGATCGCGACCGGTTTCGTCCTGCTCCAGGTGCTCGACGCCGACGGGACCGTGCTCGCCGCGAGCCCGCAGCTCTCCACCACCGAGCCGGTGGACGGCGGTGCCACCGCGGCCGATCCGGACTCGACGGTGACGGCGTCCGTCGGCGACGACCCGCTGCTGGTCGTCCGGGAACCGGCCGCCGGGTCCCTGGCGGTCCTCGCGGCCGGCTCGCTGGCCGCGGCCGAGCGGAGCACCGAGACCGTCACCCAGCTCGCGGTGGTCGGGGTGCCCCTGCTCGCGCTCGTCGCGGGCGCGGCCACGTACCTGTTCGCCGGGCTGGCCCTGCGCCCGGTCGAGGCCATCCGGTCCCGGGTGGCGGCGATCACCGGTCAGGACCTCGCTCGGCGGGTCCCGGAACCGGTCGCTCGCGACGAGGTCGGCCGCCTCGCCCGGACGATGAACGACATGCTGGCCCGGCTCGATGCGGCCCAGGTGGCGCAGCGACGCTTCGTGGGCGACGCGAGCCACGAGCTGCGCAGCCCACTGGCCACGATCACCGCCCGGCTCGAGCTGGCCGGGCGTCGCGGCCCGACCGCGGGCGATGTCGCGGCGATGGTGCCCGAGGCGCACCGGATGGCGCGGCTCATCGAGGATCTGCTGCTGCTGGCCCGCGCCGACGAGCGTGGCCTCGCCCCCCGCCGCGACGACGTCGACCTCGACGAGCTGGCCGACGACGAGGCCGCCCGGCTGCGCGCGACGGGCGCCCTGACCGTTCGCGCCGCGACGGTTCCGGTGCGGGTGACCGGAGACCGGGCCCAGCTCGCGCGGGTGCTGCGCAACCTGGTCGACAACGCCGCCCGGCACGCGAGCAGCCAGGTGACGATCCGGCTGCGCTCCGACGGCACCGAGGCGGTGCTGGAGGTCGCCGACGACGGGCCTGGCATCCCACCGACCGACCGTACCCGGGTGTTCGACCGTTTCGTCCGGCTCGACGAGGGCCGGGCCCGGGACGCGGGCGGCGTCGGGCTGGGTTTGGCGATCGTCGCGGAGGTGCTTGCCGCGCACGGCGGGTCCGTGGAGGCCCGAGCCGCGGACGGCGGTGGCGCTCTGATGCGGGTCCGGCTGCCGCGCCAGCCCGTTGACGGCGTCGTCGTGCCGTCGGAGGCGTTGCCGCCCACCGCTTCCCGTTCGTGA
- a CDS encoding S1C family serine protease: MPPGPPAAHPEPVRPARRGMAGLVAVAIAAAALGGGVGGFVGYEVGSPATASALGMASPAGDGTVAQVAGRVLPSVVQLTGARGEGSGIVLSADGLLLTNNHVVTGAGSGLTAIFSDGSRAPVQVVGTDPSADLAVVRAQGVSGLTPIEIGSSSGLQVGQQVVAVGSPLGLAGTVTTGIVSALDRPVAAGNQAASLEAIQTDAAINPGNSGGPLVDMAGRVVGINSAIATVGGSGSGRSGSIGLGFAIPIDQAARIADQLARTGQATRAVLGVALRDATPTGAELTRVQAGGAADQAGLQVGDVVTAIDDRPVGTADALAATINSRAPGTASTLAVTGPAGTRDVPITFGAGAA; the protein is encoded by the coding sequence ATGCCGCCGGGTCCGCCCGCCGCCCACCCCGAACCGGTCCGGCCGGCGCGGCGCGGGATGGCGGGACTCGTCGCAGTGGCGATCGCCGCCGCGGCCCTCGGTGGTGGGGTGGGCGGGTTCGTCGGTTACGAGGTGGGCTCCCCGGCGACGGCGAGCGCACTAGGCATGGCGTCGCCCGCGGGTGACGGGACCGTCGCCCAGGTGGCCGGCAGGGTCCTGCCCAGCGTCGTGCAGCTGACCGGTGCCCGCGGTGAGGGATCGGGGATCGTGCTGTCGGCCGACGGGCTGCTGCTGACCAACAATCACGTCGTCACCGGGGCCGGCAGCGGGCTGACCGCGATCTTCTCCGACGGCTCCCGGGCGCCGGTACAGGTCGTCGGGACCGACCCGAGCGCCGACCTGGCCGTGGTCCGCGCCCAGGGCGTCTCCGGCCTGACCCCGATCGAGATCGGCAGCTCCTCCGGACTCCAGGTCGGCCAGCAGGTGGTGGCCGTGGGCTCCCCGCTCGGGCTGGCCGGCACCGTCACCACCGGGATCGTCAGCGCGCTCGACCGGCCCGTCGCCGCCGGCAACCAGGCCGCATCGCTGGAGGCCATCCAGACCGACGCCGCGATCAACCCGGGCAACTCCGGCGGCCCGCTCGTCGACATGGCGGGCCGGGTCGTGGGCATCAACTCCGCGATCGCCACGGTCGGCGGGTCCGGATCCGGGCGGTCCGGCTCGATCGGTCTGGGCTTCGCGATCCCGATCGACCAGGCCGCCCGCATCGCCGATCAGCTCGCCCGGACCGGTCAGGCCACCCGGGCCGTGCTCGGGGTGGCCCTGCGCGACGCCACCCCCACCGGGGCGGAGCTCACCCGGGTCCAAGCGGGCGGCGCTGCCGACCAGGCCGGTCTCCAGGTCGGGGACGTCGTCACCGCGATCGACGACCGGCCGGTGGGCACCGCCGACGCGCTCGCCGCCACCATCAACTCCCGGGCCCCAGGCACGGCGTCCACGCTCGCGGTGACCGGCCCCGCCGGGACCCGCGACGTGCCTATCACTTTCGGCGCCGGCGCGGCCTGA
- a CDS encoding undecaprenyl-diphosphate phosphatase gives MNPVQAVVLGVVEGITEFLPVSSTGHLTIAEQLLGLPVDDPGITAFTAIVQVGAIAAVLVYFRRDIGSLAASWFRGLVDPVARGGPEYRQAWYVIAGSVPIALVGLLTKDLVAGPLRSLWVVAVALIAWSGVIYLAERVATQARGEGSLRMPDALVVGIVQCVALVPGVSRSGATISAGLWRGLDRVTATRLSFFLSIPALVAAGAYEALSEGAAVSASVGWVSTGLATLVAFAVAYASIAWLLRLVARHSITVFVGYRVALGVVLLIGLSTGVLTAT, from the coding sequence GTGAACCCGGTCCAGGCGGTGGTGCTGGGCGTCGTCGAAGGCATCACCGAGTTCCTCCCGGTGTCCAGCACCGGCCACCTGACCATCGCCGAGCAGTTGCTCGGCCTGCCCGTGGACGATCCCGGGATCACGGCGTTCACCGCGATCGTGCAGGTGGGCGCGATCGCCGCGGTGCTCGTCTACTTCCGGCGCGACATCGGCTCGCTGGCCGCGTCCTGGTTCCGCGGCCTGGTCGATCCCGTGGCGCGCGGGGGACCGGAGTACCGGCAGGCCTGGTACGTCATCGCAGGATCGGTCCCGATCGCCCTGGTCGGGCTGCTGACCAAGGATCTCGTGGCCGGGCCGCTGCGCAGCCTGTGGGTGGTCGCGGTCGCGCTGATCGCCTGGAGCGGGGTCATCTACCTAGCCGAGCGGGTCGCCACCCAGGCCCGTGGCGAGGGCTCGCTGCGGATGCCGGACGCACTTGTGGTCGGGATCGTGCAGTGCGTGGCGCTGGTCCCCGGGGTGTCGCGCTCGGGCGCCACGATCAGCGCCGGGCTGTGGCGCGGGCTGGACCGAGTGACCGCGACCCGGTTGTCGTTCTTCCTGTCCATCCCCGCACTCGTCGCCGCGGGCGCCTACGAGGCGCTCAGCGAGGGGGCGGCGGTCTCGGCGTCGGTGGGGTGGGTGTCCACCGGGCTCGCGACGCTCGTCGCCTTCGCCGTGGCCTACGCGTCGATCGCGTGGCTGCTGCGGCTGGTCGCCCGGCACTCGATCACGGTGTTCGTCGGCTACCGCGTCGCGCTGGGGGTCGTGCTGCTGATCGGCCTGTCCACCGGCGTGCTGACCGCCACCTGA
- a CDS encoding DUF1707 SHOCT-like domain-containing protein: METTPPATDTVDGPPTADVRASHADRERVAAVLHAAAGHGQLTLDEVDERLAAAYAARYRGELEILTADLPAGPAADRDPPGWPAVRSAAVMQLHRSLAVAADRHRSVRAVLAHPWIAAVIAVVVLLAMVLLAARLGFDLD; the protein is encoded by the coding sequence ATGGAGACCACACCACCCGCCACCGACACCGTCGACGGACCCCCGACGGCGGACGTGCGCGCCTCGCACGCCGACCGGGAGCGCGTCGCCGCCGTACTGCACGCCGCAGCCGGGCACGGGCAGCTCACCCTCGACGAGGTCGACGAGCGACTGGCCGCCGCGTACGCCGCGCGCTACCGCGGGGAGCTCGAGATACTGACCGCCGACCTGCCCGCCGGTCCGGCAGCCGACCGGGACCCGCCCGGCTGGCCCGCGGTCCGGTCGGCCGCTGTGATGCAACTGCACCGCTCGCTCGCCGTGGCCGCCGATCGGCACCGCAGTGTCCGCGCCGTGCTCGCCCACCCCTGGATCGCCGCGGTCATCGCCGTGGTCGTGCTGCTGGCGATGGTCCTGCTGGCCGCGCGCCTGGGGTTCGACCTTGACTGA
- a CDS encoding ABC transporter ATP-binding protein, whose translation MPVLDTRGPRPTAELLVECVAAARVHGRGPAAVHAVHGAHCAVRRGDRIALTGPSGSGKSTLLHLMSGLDRPTGGIVAWPTWTGSPLGRPGLVGVVFQGQSLLPDLDVLENVALPLLLGGAPDAAACLQAGSALATLGIGELASKLPGEISGGQAQRVAVARVLASGPALILADEPTGRLDRAAADRVVDVLVEAADALDAGLVIGTHDEAVADRMAVRWQMVDGHVCTGRPAAVPDRGPSEQAPSQQAPSEQVRSDRGSRS comes from the coding sequence ATGCCCGTACTCGACACCCGCGGGCCGCGGCCTACCGCCGAGTTGCTGGTGGAGTGCGTCGCCGCTGCCCGTGTGCACGGCCGCGGCCCGGCTGCGGTGCACGCGGTGCATGGCGCGCACTGCGCGGTGCGCCGCGGTGACCGGATCGCGTTGACCGGGCCGTCCGGCTCAGGCAAGTCGACGCTGCTGCACCTGATGTCGGGCCTGGACCGGCCGACCGGAGGGATCGTTGCCTGGCCGACCTGGACCGGATCACCGCTGGGCCGCCCGGGCCTGGTCGGGGTGGTCTTCCAGGGGCAGAGCCTGCTCCCCGACCTGGACGTGCTGGAGAACGTGGCGCTGCCGCTGTTGCTCGGCGGGGCCCCCGACGCCGCCGCGTGCCTGCAGGCCGGATCTGCGCTGGCCACGCTGGGGATCGGTGAGCTGGCGTCCAAGCTGCCCGGCGAGATCTCCGGCGGGCAGGCCCAGCGCGTCGCGGTCGCGCGCGTCCTGGCCTCCGGTCCGGCCTTGATCCTCGCCGACGAACCGACCGGCCGGCTCGACCGGGCGGCCGCCGATCGGGTCGTCGACGTGCTCGTCGAGGCGGCCGACGCGCTCGACGCGGGGCTCGTCATCGGCACCCACGACGAGGCGGTCGCGGACCGGATGGCGGTGCGCTGGCAGATGGTCGACGGGCACGTGTGCACCGGCCGCCCGGCCGCGGTCCCCGACCGTGGCCCGTCCGAACAGGCCCCGTCCCAACAGGCCCCGTCCGAACAGGTCCGGTCCGACCGCGGGAGCCGGTCGTGA
- a CDS encoding MFS transporter, producing the protein MASFGASAVVVGVVTGAGEAAALVLRLVSGPLADRTRRFWAWTIAGYAMTVVTVPLLGLAGTLWVACGLVIAERVGKAVRSPAKDTLLSYATAVTGRGRGFAVHEALDQIGAVLGPLTVAAVLVVSGGDYTPALLFLAVPGVAALALLAWLCARVPDPGVYEPVTRVPASPVPAPREARRLPREFWVYAGFTAATTLGFTTFGVLSFHLVERGLLPAAGVPVLYAAAMAVDAVAALGTGWLFDRFGPVAVAVLPLLAAAVPALAFTDSLPAAVLGILTWGAAIGVQESTLRATVAELVAPSRRATAYGVYAAVIGAATLAGGALTGLLYEYSIPLLVGVVIAVQVAALAVLAAVRLRGAPG; encoded by the coding sequence CTGGCCTCGTTCGGCGCCTCGGCGGTGGTGGTCGGGGTGGTCACCGGAGCGGGCGAGGCCGCGGCGCTGGTGCTACGGCTGGTGTCGGGTCCGCTGGCCGACCGGACCCGGCGGTTCTGGGCGTGGACGATCGCCGGTTACGCGATGACCGTCGTCACGGTACCGTTGCTGGGGTTGGCTGGCACGCTGTGGGTGGCCTGCGGGTTGGTGATCGCCGAACGGGTCGGCAAGGCGGTCCGCAGCCCGGCCAAGGACACCCTGCTCTCGTACGCCACCGCGGTGACCGGGCGCGGCCGCGGGTTCGCCGTGCACGAGGCCCTCGACCAGATCGGGGCGGTGCTCGGGCCGCTGACCGTTGCCGCGGTGCTGGTGGTGTCCGGTGGTGACTACACCCCGGCGCTGCTGTTCCTGGCCGTGCCCGGGGTCGCGGCGCTCGCTCTGCTGGCGTGGCTGTGCGCCCGGGTCCCCGACCCGGGCGTCTACGAACCGGTGACCCGGGTCCCGGCGTCGCCGGTGCCGGCGCCCCGCGAGGCCCGCCGGTTGCCCCGCGAGTTCTGGGTCTACGCCGGGTTCACCGCGGCCACCACGCTGGGTTTCACCACGTTCGGAGTGCTGTCGTTCCACCTGGTCGAGCGCGGCCTGCTCCCGGCCGCCGGGGTGCCGGTGCTCTACGCCGCCGCGATGGCCGTCGACGCCGTCGCCGCCCTGGGTACCGGGTGGCTGTTCGACCGGTTCGGGCCGGTCGCGGTCGCGGTACTGCCGCTGCTCGCCGCTGCCGTGCCCGCGCTGGCGTTCACCGACTCCCTGCCGGCAGCGGTGCTCGGGATCCTGACCTGGGGTGCCGCGATCGGGGTGCAGGAGTCGACGCTGCGCGCCACCGTCGCCGAGCTCGTCGCCCCGTCGCGGCGGGCCACCGCCTACGGCGTCTACGCGGCGGTGATAGGCGCCGCGACCCTGGCCGGCGGGGCCCTTACCGGGCTGCTTTACGAGTACTCGATTCCGCTCCTGGTCGGCGTCGTGATCGCCGTACAGGTCGCGGCGCTGGCGGTGCTGGCCGCCGTCCGCCTGCGCGGCGCACCGGGCTAA
- the asnB gene encoding asparagine synthase (glutamine-hydrolyzing), which yields MCGLLSLLTSDRDAPDRADAASSALECAAHRGPDDGGTWHDPDVVLAFRRLSIIDLEGSHQPLHWGPPDDPERYSIVFNGEIYNYALLRAELVEQGVVFATAGDTEVIVAAYHHWGAAVVDRLRGMFAFLVWDSRDRVLFGARDPFGIKPLFWAAGPAGVAFASEKKSLLALAPELGLDAAGLDTTALQHYLVLQYVPEPATLHRAIHRIESGTRFTVRPGGEPVPERYFRPAFHDRTGSGQAVHRRLADVLRDSVAAHLRADVPVGAFLSGGIDSTAIVAMARAHNPDLITFTAGFERAGYSEVDVAAETAAALGVRHVVTTVTPQDMMEALPLIVWYLDDPVADPALVPLWFVSREASRHVKVVLSGEGADELFGGYTIYGEPRSLAPFERLPGAVRAALGRASARLPGGMRGKDLLRRGALPLEQRYYGNARVFRPDQLAEILRHHDPASQHTDVTGPHYRASAGWDPVARMQHVDLFTWLRGDILVKADKMTMANSLELRVPFLDPEVFAVACGLPTSEKLAGGTTKYALRRALQGIVPRHVLHRRKLGFPVPIRHWLRAEMYEWAMGVVGDSGAGHLIDLTAVTRMLDTHRAGPLDHSRRLWAVLVFLLWHGIFVEDRIRPSVPEPVSLGHRPSAQDGLFPPDVTSSPVRIR from the coding sequence ATGTGCGGGCTGCTGAGCCTGCTGACCTCCGACCGGGACGCCCCGGACCGGGCCGATGCGGCGTCCTCCGCCCTGGAGTGCGCCGCGCACCGCGGGCCCGACGACGGCGGGACCTGGCACGACCCCGACGTGGTGCTGGCCTTCCGCCGGCTCTCGATCATCGACCTGGAGGGCTCGCACCAGCCGCTGCACTGGGGCCCACCCGACGATCCGGAGCGCTACTCGATCGTGTTCAACGGCGAGATCTACAACTACGCGCTGCTGCGCGCCGAGCTGGTCGAGCAGGGGGTGGTGTTCGCGACGGCCGGTGACACCGAGGTGATCGTCGCGGCATACCACCACTGGGGTGCGGCGGTGGTGGACCGGTTGCGGGGCATGTTCGCGTTCCTCGTTTGGGACAGCCGGGACCGGGTGCTGTTCGGGGCCCGGGACCCGTTCGGGATCAAGCCGCTCTTCTGGGCCGCGGGCCCGGCGGGCGTCGCGTTCGCCAGCGAGAAGAAGAGCCTGCTGGCGCTCGCTCCGGAGCTCGGTCTCGACGCGGCCGGGCTCGACACCACGGCCCTGCAGCACTACCTCGTCCTGCAGTACGTGCCCGAGCCCGCGACCCTGCACCGCGCGATCCACCGGATCGAGTCGGGAACCCGGTTCACCGTGCGCCCGGGTGGCGAACCGGTTCCGGAGCGCTACTTCCGTCCGGCGTTCCACGACCGCACCGGCTCGGGCCAGGCCGTGCACCGGCGGCTCGCCGACGTGCTGCGCGACTCGGTGGCCGCGCACCTGCGCGCGGACGTCCCGGTGGGGGCGTTCCTTTCCGGCGGGATCGACTCGACGGCGATCGTGGCGATGGCCCGCGCGCACAACCCGGATCTGATCACCTTCACCGCGGGGTTCGAGCGGGCGGGCTACTCCGAGGTGGACGTGGCCGCGGAGACCGCGGCCGCGCTCGGGGTGCGCCACGTCGTCACGACGGTGACACCGCAGGACATGATGGAGGCGCTGCCGCTGATCGTGTGGTACCTCGACGACCCGGTGGCCGACCCGGCGCTGGTGCCACTGTGGTTCGTCTCCCGCGAGGCGAGCCGGCACGTGAAGGTCGTGCTGTCCGGTGAGGGGGCCGACGAGCTGTTCGGCGGCTACACGATCTACGGTGAACCCCGGTCGCTGGCGCCGTTCGAACGGCTGCCCGGCGCGGTGCGAGCGGCGCTCGGGCGGGCCTCGGCGCGGCTGCCCGGCGGGATGCGCGGCAAGGACCTGCTGCGCCGCGGCGCGCTACCGCTGGAACAGCGCTACTACGGCAACGCACGGGTGTTCCGGCCCGACCAGCTCGCCGAGATCCTGCGCCACCACGATCCGGCCAGCCAGCACACCGACGTCACTGGCCCGCACTACCGCGCCTCGGCCGGCTGGGATCCGGTCGCCCGGATGCAGCACGTCGACCTGTTCACCTGGCTGCGCGGCGACATCCTTGTCAAGGCCGACAAGATGACGATGGCGAACTCCCTGGAGCTGCGGGTGCCGTTCCTCGACCCGGAGGTGTTCGCGGTCGCCTGCGGCCTGCCGACCTCGGAGAAGCTCGCCGGTGGTACCACCAAGTACGCGCTGCGCCGCGCGCTCCAGGGGATCGTTCCGCGACACGTGCTGCATCGCCGCAAGCTCGGGTTCCCGGTGCCGATCCGGCACTGGCTGCGCGCGGAGATGTACGAGTGGGCGATGGGCGTCGTAGGCGACTCGGGGGCCGGACACCTGATCGACCTGACCGCCGTGACCCGGATGCTCGACACCCACCGGGCGGGCCCGCTCGACCACAGCCGCCGTCTCTGGGCGGTGCTGGTGTTCCTGCTCTGGCACGGGATCTTCGTCGAGGACCGGATTCGGCCCTCGGTGCCCGAGCCGGTGTCGCTCGGGCACCGGCCGTCGGCTCAGGACGGGCTCTTCCCACCGGACGTGACATCGTCGCCGGTGCGCATCCGGTAA
- a CDS encoding ABC transporter ATP-binding protein yields the protein MTAPELDPADAASTCPAPDGIAPALAAQSLYRFFRVGEEETLALQGVSLTVAPGEVVAVVGPSGSGKSTLLACLAGLDEPDGGTVSVGGQRISHRPEQERAQLRARTVGVLFQSDNLIEHLTLAANVTLVQQLAGRAPRRAPAELLAAVGLAGRAQARPGTLSGGEAARAGLAVALANDPAVLLADEPTGELDTATEAVVLDLMADAARRGTAVIVASHSPAVAAAAHRVITLADGRIS from the coding sequence ATGACCGCGCCGGAACTCGACCCGGCCGACGCCGCGTCCACTTGTCCCGCGCCGGACGGCATCGCGCCGGCGCTGGCCGCCCAGTCGCTGTACCGGTTCTTCCGCGTCGGCGAGGAGGAGACGCTCGCGCTGCAGGGCGTGAGCCTCACCGTTGCGCCCGGCGAGGTCGTGGCGGTCGTCGGGCCGTCGGGATCGGGGAAGTCGACGCTGCTGGCCTGCCTGGCTGGGCTCGACGAACCCGACGGCGGCACGGTGTCGGTCGGCGGGCAGCGCATCAGCCACCGTCCCGAGCAGGAGCGGGCGCAGCTGCGGGCCCGCACGGTCGGGGTGCTGTTCCAGAGCGACAACCTGATCGAGCACCTCACGCTCGCGGCCAACGTCACGCTGGTCCAGCAGTTGGCCGGTCGGGCCCCTCGACGTGCACCCGCCGAGCTGCTGGCGGCCGTCGGACTCGCCGGCCGGGCACAGGCCCGCCCGGGGACGCTGTCCGGCGGGGAAGCGGCCCGGGCCGGGCTGGCGGTCGCGCTGGCCAACGACCCGGCCGTCCTGCTGGCCGACGAACCCACCGGCGAGCTGGACACCGCCACCGAGGCGGTCGTGCTCGACCTCATGGCCGACGCCGCTCGGCGCGGCACCGCGGTGATCGTGGCCAGCCACAGCCCGGCCGTGGCCGCCGCCGCGCACCGGGTCATCACCCTCGCCGACGGACGGATCTCCTGA